The proteins below are encoded in one region of Levilactobacillus namurensis:
- a CDS encoding NAD(P)/FAD-dependent oxidoreductase: MTYQYDVLYLGSGHGTFDGAIPLASKGVKVGVIEEGLIGGTCPNRGCNAKIALDAPVAVQRQLAALNPVLTGQTQLHWDASLAHKNAVIDGLPAMIGGLLKSVGVDVINGRGRLVDAHTIAVGETTYTTDKIVLATGLHPHRLAIPGQELLHDSTDFLALPEMPKHLVVIGGGYIALEFATIANAAGSTVTVVLHGDQALRSFHQPFVEQVLRELSAQGVTLLRNTSVEAATATATGVQLTTNTGTTLDADWVLDATGRLPNTANLGLEDLGVAYTANGITVNDHLQTSVPNIYASGDVIDKTQPRLTPTAIFESTYLMHLFANETTAPIDYPAIPTTTFTSPRLAQVGVTVAEAQAHPDQYTVETHHIPDDWYRQVGQETGGDNALIFDRDHRLVGATEVSDQAPDVINTLLPAIVFHYGPAELERLVYLFPTIGASAWGQL, from the coding sequence ATGACGTATCAGTATGATGTCTTGTATTTGGGAAGCGGTCACGGCACATTTGACGGGGCCATTCCGTTAGCCAGTAAAGGGGTTAAAGTCGGAGTCATTGAAGAAGGCTTGATCGGGGGAACCTGTCCGAACCGGGGGTGTAACGCTAAAATCGCGCTAGACGCCCCCGTTGCCGTGCAACGGCAGTTGGCAGCGTTGAACCCGGTCTTAACGGGGCAGACTCAGTTACATTGGGACGCCAGTCTGGCGCATAAGAATGCCGTGATCGATGGGTTGCCCGCGATGATTGGCGGCCTATTGAAGAGCGTGGGCGTAGACGTGATCAACGGTCGCGGTCGGTTGGTCGATGCGCACACGATTGCGGTGGGGGAGACCACTTACACCACCGATAAAATCGTGTTGGCGACCGGCCTGCACCCACACCGGTTAGCAATTCCGGGGCAGGAATTACTCCACGACAGTACGGACTTTCTGGCGTTGCCGGAGATGCCCAAGCACTTAGTTGTGATTGGTGGGGGCTACATCGCCTTAGAATTCGCCACCATCGCCAACGCGGCGGGTAGTACCGTGACGGTCGTGCTTCACGGGGACCAAGCGTTACGGTCCTTCCACCAACCGTTTGTTGAACAGGTCTTGCGCGAGTTGTCGGCCCAAGGGGTAACGCTCCTGCGGAACACCAGCGTGGAAGCCGCCACGGCCACCGCCACCGGGGTGCAATTGACCACCAATACAGGCACGACCTTAGACGCAGACTGGGTCTTGGATGCGACGGGCCGGTTGCCGAATACGGCGAACTTGGGCTTAGAAGACCTGGGTGTGGCGTATACGGCCAACGGAATCACGGTCAACGATCATTTGCAGACCAGTGTGCCGAACATCTACGCTTCGGGGGATGTGATCGATAAGACCCAACCGCGGTTAACGCCCACGGCCATCTTTGAATCGACCTACCTGATGCACCTGTTTGCCAACGAAACCACGGCGCCCATCGACTACCCGGCCATTCCGACCACGACCTTTACGTCGCCACGGCTGGCCCAAGTCGGGGTCACGGTCGCCGAAGCTCAGGCCCATCCCGACCAATACACGGTAGAAACGCACCATATTCCGGATGATTGGTACCGGCAGGTGGGGCAAGAGACGGGGGGCGACAACGCCCTGATCTTTGACCGCGACCACCGCCTGGTTGGGGCCACTGAGGTCAGTGACCAAGCGCCGGACGTGATCAACACGTTACTGCCGGCCATCGTCTTCCACTACGGCCCAGCTGAACTGGAACGTCTAGTGTACTTGTTCCCAACGATCGGCGCTTCGGCGTGGGGTCAACTTTAA
- a CDS encoding MerR family transcriptional regulator, whose amino-acid sequence MTYSIHQVADLLGISTYRIRYYHDHGMLPYVKRDAHNNRIFDDSDIDWLRIIICLRATGMPVERICHYLDLVQEGDATIPERYQMMKAQQDRTLSEIQDLQDHLTTINCKVDGYAEILATGAPDKFAPRRPTQPTAQS is encoded by the coding sequence TTGACCTACAGTATTCACCAAGTTGCCGACTTACTTGGCATCTCAACCTATCGAATTCGCTACTACCACGATCACGGTATGCTACCGTATGTCAAACGCGATGCACATAACAATCGCATCTTTGACGACAGCGACATCGACTGGCTGCGGATCATCATCTGTCTTCGGGCGACGGGGATGCCTGTCGAACGGATCTGCCACTACCTTGACTTAGTCCAGGAAGGCGACGCCACCATCCCCGAACGTTATCAGATGATGAAAGCCCAACAGGACCGCACGTTAAGCGAGATTCAGGACCTGCAGGATCACCTGACCACCATTAACTGCAAGGTCGACGGTTACGCCGAGATCCTCGCGACCGGTGCACCGGACAAATTCGCACCCCGGCGACCCACGCAGCCCACTGCTCAGTCCTAA
- a CDS encoding aldo/keto reductase: MYQANEQRYATMPYRRVGDSGLKLSALGLGLWNNFGSVDALATQKAIIHQAFDLGITYYDLANNYGPVPGSAEENFGRILADDLRPYRDELVIASKAGYSMWPGPYGDWGSRKSIIASADQSLRRTGLEYFDIFYSHRPDPHTNIEETAGALDQLVREGKALYVGISNYNGAQTQAITQVFQDLGTPFIIHQPRYNLFNRDVEQDLFPVLRAVHKSAVGFSALSQGLLTDKYLHGIPADSRARKATIPFLHPEQVDQTLTTVKRLNAVAANRHQSLAQMALAWNLREPAIACVLIGASRPEQVVANVAALKNLTFTPAELHEIDQILADQGPIAWGAH, from the coding sequence ATGTATCAAGCAAACGAACAGCGTTACGCGACCATGCCCTACCGGCGAGTCGGCGACAGTGGCTTAAAACTTTCAGCGTTGGGCTTAGGACTCTGGAACAACTTCGGCAGTGTCGACGCCTTGGCGACCCAAAAGGCGATTATCCACCAGGCCTTTGACCTGGGAATCACCTACTACGATCTAGCCAACAACTACGGACCGGTTCCCGGTAGCGCCGAGGAGAACTTCGGGCGCATCTTGGCAGACGATCTGCGCCCGTACCGGGATGAACTGGTCATCGCCAGTAAAGCGGGCTATTCGATGTGGCCGGGCCCGTACGGTGACTGGGGGTCGCGCAAGAGCATCATTGCCAGTGCCGACCAGAGTCTGCGCCGGACGGGATTAGAGTATTTCGATATCTTCTACTCGCACCGACCTGATCCCCACACTAACATTGAAGAGACTGCGGGGGCTTTGGACCAATTGGTGCGGGAAGGCAAGGCGCTCTACGTGGGCATCTCGAACTATAACGGTGCGCAGACCCAAGCCATCACGCAGGTCTTCCAAGATTTAGGGACGCCGTTTATCATTCACCAGCCACGCTACAACCTCTTTAACCGGGACGTGGAACAGGACTTGTTCCCGGTCTTGCGAGCAGTGCATAAGTCGGCGGTGGGGTTCAGTGCGTTGTCGCAGGGACTCTTAACGGATAAATACTTGCACGGCATTCCGGCTGATTCGCGGGCGCGCAAGGCCACGATTCCGTTCTTACACCCCGAACAGGTTGACCAGACCCTAACCACGGTCAAACGGCTCAATGCGGTGGCGGCTAACCGGCACCAAAGCTTGGCGCAGATGGCGTTGGCCTGGAACCTGCGGGAGCCAGCCATTGCCTGTGTCTTGATTGGTGCGAGCCGCCCCGAACAGGTTGTAGCCAACGTGGCGGCCTTGAAGAACCTGACGTTTACGCCGGCTGAGCTGCACGAAATCGACCAGATTTTAGCGGACCAGGGGCCCATTGCCTGGGGAGCTCATTAG
- a CDS encoding NADH-dependent flavin oxidoreductase: MSYQFMAPFTFKKGITLKNRMVMAPTTTMSSFYDGQVTNDEINFYGARSGGLGLIIGEVANVIASGKGFEGELSIASDDDIPGLSALADAMKHNGTKAVLQIFHAGRKSNDQILRGQQPVSASAVRAVFPEDSQEPRALTADEIDDIITAFGAATRRAIAAGFDGVELHGANTYLLQQFFSPNSNQRTDKWGGDQQARMGFAKAVIASAQAAIDQYADRPFLLGYRISPEEIETPGIRLADSLAFVDMLGDSVVDYVHVSMGSAHRTSLNDKTDKTPILTRIKDQLAGRKPLIGVGSVETPQDAEDVLALGTDLVAMGREMIREPRWIQKVADHDEASIRYQLSPSDMDELQIPRAMQDYLNGAFYSVMHFTTDPNAAADYQNQAAPMEGFEKKM, from the coding sequence ATGAGTTATCAATTTATGGCACCTTTTACCTTTAAGAAGGGCATCACCCTCAAGAACCGGATGGTGATGGCCCCGACCACGACCATGTCGAGCTTCTACGATGGTCAGGTGACGAACGACGAGATCAACTTTTACGGTGCCCGCTCGGGTGGCCTGGGACTGATCATCGGGGAAGTCGCCAACGTGATTGCCAGTGGCAAAGGCTTCGAGGGGGAATTGTCGATTGCTAGCGACGATGATATCCCGGGACTGAGTGCCTTGGCGGACGCCATGAAGCACAACGGGACCAAAGCAGTCCTGCAGATCTTCCACGCGGGTCGGAAGTCCAACGACCAGATTCTGCGGGGTCAGCAACCAGTTAGTGCGAGTGCCGTACGGGCCGTTTTCCCGGAAGATTCTCAGGAACCCCGGGCGTTGACGGCTGATGAGATCGACGACATCATCACGGCGTTTGGCGCGGCCACGCGGCGGGCGATTGCGGCCGGGTTTGACGGCGTTGAGTTGCACGGGGCCAACACGTACCTGTTACAACAGTTCTTCTCCCCGAACTCGAACCAACGGACGGACAAGTGGGGTGGCGACCAGCAGGCACGGATGGGCTTTGCTAAGGCCGTCATCGCCAGTGCCCAAGCGGCCATCGACCAGTATGCGGACCGGCCGTTCCTGTTAGGCTACCGGATCTCACCCGAGGAGATTGAGACGCCAGGAATCCGACTGGCGGATTCACTGGCCTTCGTCGATATGTTAGGCGATTCCGTGGTGGATTACGTCCACGTTTCCATGGGGTCCGCTCACCGGACGTCGTTGAACGATAAGACGGATAAGACACCGATTCTGACCCGGATCAAGGACCAGTTGGCGGGGCGTAAGCCGTTGATCGGCGTGGGTTCCGTAGAGACTCCCCAGGATGCCGAGGACGTTTTGGCCTTGGGCACGGACTTAGTGGCCATGGGGCGCGAGATGATCCGCGAACCCCGGTGGATCCAGAAGGTCGCCGACCACGACGAGGCCAGCATCCGTTACCAGCTTTCCCCGTCCGACATGGATGAACTGCAGATTCCGCGGGCCATGCAGGATTACCTGAATGGGGCCTTCTATTCCGTGATGCACTTCACCACGGACCCGAATGCAGCAGCCGATTACCAGAATCAGGCGGCGCCGATGGAAGGATTCGAGAAGAAAATGTAA